The Lactuca sativa cultivar Salinas chromosome 2, Lsat_Salinas_v11, whole genome shotgun sequence genome includes the window GCAAAATCACACACGATGTTGGCATCTGAGGTTCAAGCTCTGTCTCATCTATGGATAAATGCTCGGAAGAGGAGATGTCAAAATCTATGCTGGAACGAATGGTGCTCTGACCCGGTTTTGGAATGCTATAGAAAGTTGTAGTTTCTTTTTTCCAGTCTTACGCTTTGCTTTTGTTGTGTTTTACTCATGTACTTCTCCCTTCTGTATCTTTAGCCCCTGGCtagcttttttttttaatattatgtctgccgttcaaaaaaaaaagaaggaATTTACTTTCACTAAGTAACCGACTTTTGCTATTAATGGCATGTAGAAAAAGTACAATACGTGCACCATTTTATTTTAGAAGGTAAAGTATTTGGCTCCCACTAATCCACCACCCCCCTATCCTTTGTTTACCCCCCTCCCTTATGATTTGACATttgacacacacacaaatatatatatatatatatatatatatatatatatatatatatatatatatatatatatatatatatatgaatataattttttaataaatattattataaataaaaaaattataaataattaataaacgtTGCAATTAAATTGTCaaacaataataattattatagatATTTAATCGTTAAAACTAGAAcgataataatgattataaatattTAGTCGTTCAATTGAACGGGGTTACCCATTCAGCTATAGTtaaaaaatttcaagttttagaaAATAACACCACTACCTGGGTGAGGGAAAGAAACGCGGGAAAAGAAGTGGGGGGAGGGGGTGCCGAACTCTCTCTACTCACGCTATTggttagctttttttttttttttttttttttaatcttttttaatatttataaaattatacacctactataaaaatataaaaaatatattaaaattcatggtttttaattccctacaaaatgagtataatatatgtatgaaatatattaaaaaaagtgAGGGAAAGACTTCCCACCCATTTCTTGGCTTTTAGGTGAGGGAAAGGGGGATATGACCCACCAAAAATAAAGGAAGAGTCCCTCCCACACCCTCCAGTCTAACAGACCCCAAAGTATTTTCATCAAATTTCATGGCTTTCCGTCTTTAGCCGTACCTCAAAATGGAACGTCACAATGTCACATCTTATTTTGTTTTATAAAGCTTATTTTTTtgataattaagaaaataatggTTTTCAGTAAGTTATTTTATAAATTGCACATAACTGTTAGTTATTCAAgtttcaaataattattttttaaatatcagAATGTTCAgttaaaatcataaaaaataaatataattaacaAAATGACTTATTAGTTATAAagtaatatttttataatatactttttttacaaagaaaatatttCAAAGGTCTCACATAAAATCCTTAATAAAATTGATACAattaacatgattttttttaagaaattaaatattttcttttatcttTTGTTTCTATCCACGTAAAATAATCACATATTgatactattttttttaaatctttttttttaattttaagtataaaataaaaaaataaataaagataagAGATCTTTTCATTCTGTTGCTTTTAAGTAGATCATTTATATATGACAAGAACATACCAACATAATACACGTGTTACCGGCATAACCTAGCATCTATTGTCACAAATTTCACAAAGGCAGCATGCAATGGAAAAGAGGGTACACTACTCATGTGTCCCTTGTGATATGTCTTCATTCTttaatttatttctttattatatatatatatatatatatatatatatatatatatatatatatatatatatatatatatatatatatatatatatatatatatataagtatttttaatttttataaacgaaaccattaaaacatgatactttaaCATGATATCCCATTGAGTCTATTAGCTTGAGCAATGCTTGATCTCATGTGTCTTCTCATCTCCATTGATGCTTGAAGGCTTTCTCTAGCATACCTTAAAGCATCAAGAACATCTTTAACGTTGCTAGTAGAAATTGGcatctcttgtttctcttctttGATCACCGAATCAACCACGACTAATGCCATGGAGTTGTTGAAGCTATCATCACAATCTTCTTCACGTTTTGTTGTCATAAGTGCCTTTTCTTCAACAATAACCAATGCCATTGAGTTATCGACATTATAATACGTGTCTTGATCATGTTCTTCATAATCAATGTTCTTTGTAACTGAAGATTTAGATCTAGTACATAAAGATCGAATATTAGAAGAAACAAAAGATTTTGTGATAAATGGTTACAATACATGATTTACGACACACTATGTCTTGAAACATTATTATTTAAACAGTCACAcccaatatttttattattaaagaaGCTTAAGAAGTTtcaaaatgtttctattatcatCTTTTAATTCGGGAAATATATGATTTCACATATTATATTTGaagacaaaaaataaaaataagtcaaattttcattatttttaggaATTTATATATGAtacaataataattatatatgatataacatttttCATATTCGGAATTTTAAGTAACTCCTTTatctttttaatatataaaatatatgtaATCCATGTTAtctaaaatattataaattatccttgtcaaaatttTCAAGTAATACAATATTTTGTTTGACTTTCAAAAGTCAAGTGCAATTAGTTACGTGACAATTTGCTAACCTAATGAAGTTGATGCATGGGCAAAAATCTATTTTATCTACAAACATCTTATTTTAAACTTATTAAATATATAGTCTATGTTGAcagaaatacataaaaaaaaaataataataagattatacattataccataaaatctaaaatgacaataattaaaattttaaatgtctTGTCAATCAAATTCTAAATCCAAGAAACATACCCATTGTTTTCATCTTTGTTTAAAGCATCTTTGTCACCATCTTTTTGACTGGATTGAATCACGTTTGTATTGGAATCTCCAGAAATAGCCTCGTCTAAAGACCCCTGATTATCTTCATATGAAGGGCAATTACGTCTTTCACCAGTGTCCTTGACGCATTCCGGCATGTTACTAAATTGGGTCTTCTGCAACTCCATCTGATCTTGAGATCTGGAAGACGATGAAACAGATGAAATCTCACTTTTTTCAGAAAAACTTGAAGATTCATCTGCTGAAACATATGATATGTTCAGAGAATTAAGCTTTTTCATCAAAAATTTCAGCCTCTTTTCAGCTTTGTTTCTTGATTTGATCTCCATTTGCAACTGCTTCTCGAGCTCAATCACCTGCAATATTTAGATTTCACAAAACtcaaatcaaatcaaacaatGCACGTAAAGAAATCCAAACTCAAACCCACtattgaaacacacacacacatacacatttgAGTGTGAGAAAACAGATTCAAACATACAATGATATCGAAAAAAGCAAACCTTTTTGCCAATTTGTTCAGATTCATCGTTAGCAACCTTGGAAGCTGCTCTTTCAGCAAGCAATCTGCCTCGTAAACACTCCACAGTTCTCAAACCTTCATCTCCTTCCATCATTTTGTCACTGAAATCAAAAACCCACATCACGTTTTAATGATAATCAGAGATGAGAGAGagggtagagagagaaagagaaggacCCACCTCCATTTTGCTGTGAAGGTATCATTAGCCATCATTGATTTTCGCTTCTTGTTTTTCGGCCTTTTTTTGGGGGGATTTTTCTTATTATCTCACAGTACAAAATCTACGGATGTCTGCACCCGACACCTAAGAATTTAGAGCTCAAAACAAATCGAAATTCTCTTTGAAGTTGCtgttgtttatatatattttatttgaattttttgAACAAGAAACAGAGATGCGAAGAgggtttatataatttttattacaG containing:
- the LOC111916426 gene encoding uncharacterized protein LOC111916426; the protein is MMANDTFTAKWSDKMMEGDEGLRTVECLRGRLLAERAASKVANDESEQIGKKVIELEKQLQMEIKSRNKAEKRLKFLMKKLNSLNISYVSADESSSFSEKSEISSVSSSSRSQDQMELQKTQFSNMPECVKDTGERRNCPSYEDNQGSLDEAISGDSNTNVIQSSQKDGDKDALNKDENNGSKSSVTKNIDYEEHDQDTYYNVDNSMALVIVEEKALMTTKREEDCDDSFNNSMALVVVDSVIKEEKQEMPISTSNVKDVLDALRYARESLQASMEMRRHMRSSIAQANRLNGISC